The Deinococcus aquiradiocola genome contains a region encoding:
- a CDS encoding glycosyltransferase — protein MRIGFVTATYLPSRNGVATSSALFAQGLRDLGHEVRIFAPVHPAQQPEDGVYRLPSSSWGTPADYPLLLWPSRPVVARLPLFDLDVVHTMHPFLAGQLASLWARRIAAHRRRRVPLVFTAHTQYEQYLHYARVPRRAGSSLVRAHVTAFARHVSQVLVPGQAMADMLARYGYDGPVTTLPNPVNLANFAAATGAGIRAQYGVPQHAPLVLSLGRLAPEKNLPALLDAFRIARTRQPDLHLLIVGDGPSRAALAAHAGENVTFAGGVPYPQVPDVLAAADVFLTASESEVLPMSMIEALAAGAPLVAARSPAALDLIRPGQNGLLSGAAPAALADTLLRALRPDLLPQLRAGALASAQTYDVRVRAAELARHYERLIQAPWTPGRI, from the coding sequence CCTCCCGGAACGGAGTGGCGACCAGCAGCGCCCTGTTCGCGCAGGGACTGCGGGACCTGGGGCATGAGGTGCGCATCTTCGCGCCCGTCCACCCCGCCCAGCAGCCCGAGGACGGCGTGTACCGCCTGCCCAGCAGCTCCTGGGGCACGCCCGCCGACTACCCGCTGCTGCTGTGGCCGAGCCGCCCGGTCGTCGCGCGCCTCCCGCTCTTCGATCTGGACGTCGTCCACACCATGCATCCCTTCCTGGCCGGGCAGCTCGCGTCGCTGTGGGCGCGCCGCATCGCCGCGCACCGCCGCCGCCGCGTGCCGCTCGTGTTCACGGCGCACACCCAGTACGAGCAGTACCTGCACTACGCGCGCGTGCCGCGCCGCGCCGGCAGTTCCCTGGTCCGCGCGCACGTCACGGCCTTCGCGCGGCACGTCTCGCAGGTCCTCGTGCCGGGTCAGGCGATGGCCGACATGCTCGCCCGCTACGGGTACGACGGTCCCGTCACGACCCTCCCCAACCCCGTGAACCTCGCCAACTTCGCCGCCGCGACCGGCGCGGGCATCCGCGCGCAGTACGGCGTGCCGCAGCACGCGCCGCTCGTCCTGAGCCTCGGCCGTCTCGCGCCCGAAAAGAACCTCCCCGCGCTCCTCGACGCCTTCCGCATCGCCCGCACCCGGCAGCCGGACCTGCACCTGCTGATCGTCGGGGACGGCCCCAGCCGCGCCGCCCTCGCCGCGCACGCCGGGGAGAACGTCACCTTCGCGGGCGGCGTCCCGTACCCGCAGGTGCCGGACGTGCTCGCCGCAGCCGACGTGTTCCTCACGGCCAGCGAGAGCGAGGTGCTGCCCATGTCCATGATCGAGGCGCTCGCCGCCGGAGCGCCCCTCGTCGCCGCGCGCAGCCCCGCCGCCCTCGACCTGATCCGGCCCGGCCAGAACGGCCTGCTGAGTGGCGCCGCGCCCGCCGCGCTCGCCGACACCCTCCTGCGCGCCCTGCGCCCGGACCTGCTCCCGCAGCTGCGCGCCGGGGCGCTCGCGTCCGCGCAGACGTACGACGTGCGCGTCCGCGCCGCCGAACTCGCCCGGCACTACGAACGCCTCATCCAGGCCCCCTGGACGCCCGGCCGCATCTGA
- a CDS encoding bleomycin resistance protein, with amino-acid sequence MQQGSCPPPMQAERMTRTDGLPAGGFNALVPEFDVTDLPRSLHFWCAGLGFTVAYGRPESGFAYLEREGAQVMLCRMDGTWQTGPHEYPLGRGLNFQIAVTDVTAVLAGLERLNWPLFRPLRDVWRVTGDRQSGDREFLVQDPDGYLLRFSQGLGERPLDP; translated from the coding sequence ATGCAGCAGGGGTCCTGCCCGCCCCCCATGCAGGCGGAACGGATGACCCGCACGGACGGCCTCCCGGCAGGCGGCTTCAACGCTCTCGTCCCGGAATTCGACGTGACGGACCTGCCGCGCAGCCTGCACTTCTGGTGCGCGGGCCTGGGGTTCACGGTCGCGTACGGACGGCCCGAGAGCGGCTTCGCGTACCTGGAGCGTGAGGGCGCGCAGGTGATGCTGTGCCGCATGGACGGCACGTGGCAGACCGGCCCGCACGAGTACCCGCTCGGCCGGGGCCTGAACTTCCAGATTGCGGTCACGGACGTCACGGCCGTCCTGGCGGGCCTGGAGCGCCTGAACTGGCCGCTGTTCCGCCCGCTGCGGGACGTGTGGCGCGTGACGGGCGACCGGCAGAGCGGCGACCGGGAGTTCCTGGTGCAGGACCCGGACGGGTACCTGCTGAGGTTTTCGCAGGGCCTCGGCGAGCGCCCGCTCGACCCGTAG